A single Phoenix dactylifera cultivar Barhee BC4 chromosome 1, palm_55x_up_171113_PBpolish2nd_filt_p, whole genome shotgun sequence DNA region contains:
- the LOC103711492 gene encoding pre-mRNA-processing-splicing factor 8A has protein sequence MWNSGASSSSSQMPPPPPPPVAPPGTTGGTGVPPPPAVQPSYSIPPSPAELEAQLVEKARKWHQLNSKRYGDKRKFGFVEAQKEDMPPEHVRKIIRDHGDMSSKKYRHDKRVYLGALKFVPHAVYKLLENMPMPWEQVRNVKILYHITGAITFVNEIPWVVEPIYLAQWGTMWIMMRREKRDRRHFKRMRFPPFDDEEPPLDYADNLLDVDPLEAIQLELDEEEDSAVYTWFYDHKPLVKTKLINGPSYRKWHLSLPIMATLHRLAGQLLSDLIDRNYFYLFDMESFFTAKALNMCIPGGPKFEPLYRDMEKGDEDWNEFNDINKLIIRQPLRTEYRIAFPHLYNNRPRKVKLGIYHTPMIMFIKAEDPDLPAFYYDPLINPITSINKVDRREKKVYEEDDEDDFSLPDGVEPLLQNTQLYTDTTAAGISLLFAPRPFNTRSGRTRRAEDIPLVSEWYKEHCPPSYPVKVRVSYQKLLKCFVLNELHHRPPKAQKKKHLFRSLQATKFFQTTELDWAEAGLQVCKQGYNMLNLLIHRKNLNYLHLDYNFNLKPVKTLTTKERKKSRFGNAFHLCREILRLTKLVVDANIQFRLGNVDAFQLADGLQYIFAHVGQLTGMYRYKYRLMRQIRMCKDLKHLIYYRFNTGPVGKGPGCGFWAPMWRVWLFFLRGIVPLLERWLGNLLARQFEGRHSKGVAKTVTKQRVESHFDLELRAAVMHDVLDAMPEGIKQNKARTILQHLSEAWRCWKANIPWKVPGLPVPIENMILRYVKSKADWWTNVAHYNRERIRRGATVDKTVCRKNLGRLTRLWLKAEQERQHNYLKDGPYVTPEEAVAIYTTTVHWLESRKFSPIPFPPLSYKHDTKLLILALERLKESYSVAVRLNQLQREELGLIEQAYDNPHEALSRIKRHLLTQRAFKEVGIEFMDLYSYLIPVYEIEPLEKITDAYLDQYLWYEGDKRHLFPNWVKPADSEPPPLLVYKWCQGINNLQGIWDTSDGQCVVMLQTKFEKFFEKIDLTMLNRLLRLVLDHNIADYVTAKNNVVLSYKDMSHTNSYGLIRGLQFASFVVQYYGLVLDLLLLGLTRASEIAGPPQMPNEFITYADTKIETRHPIRLYSRYIDRVHILFRFTHEEARDLIQRYLTEHPDPNNENMVGYNNKKCWPRDARMRLMKHDVNLGRSVFWDMRNRLPRSITTLEWENSFVSVYSKDNPNLLFSMCGFEVRILPKIRMTQEAFSNTKDGVWNLQNEQTKERTAIAFLRVDDEHMKVFENRVRQILMSSGSTTFTKIVNKWNTALIGLMTYFREATVHTQELLDLLVKCENKIQTRIKIGLNSKMPSRFPPVIFYTPKEIGGLGMLSMGHILIPQSDLRYSQQTDVGVTHFRSGMSHEEDQLIPNLYRYIQPWESEFIDSQRVWAEYALKRQEAQSQNRRLTLEDLEDSWDRGIPRINTLFQKDRHTLAYDKGWRVRTDFKQYQVLKQNPFWWTHQRHDGKLWNLNNYRTDVIQALGGVEGILEHTLFKGTYFPTWEGLFWEKASGFEESMKYKKLTNAQRSGLNQIPNRRFTLWWSPTINRANVYVGFQVQLDLTGIFMHGKIPTLKISLIQIFRAHLWQKVHESVVMDLCQVLDQELDALEIETVQKETIHPRKSYKMNSSCADILLFAAHRWPMSKPSLVAESKDVFDQKASNKYWIDVQLRWGDYDSHDIERYTRAKFMDYTTDNMSIYPSPTGVMIGLDLAYNLHSAFGNWFPGSKPLLAQAMNKIMKSNPALYVLRERIRKGLQLYSSEPTEPYLSSQNYGEIFSNQIIWFVDDTNVYRVTIHKTFEGNLTTKPINGAIFIFNPRTGQLFLKVIHTSVWAGQKRLGQLAKWKTAEEVAALVRSLPVEEQPKQIIVTRKGMLDPLEVHLLDFPNIVIKGSELQLPFQACLKIEKFGDLILKATEPQMVLFNIYDDWLKSISSYTAFSRLILILRALHVNNEKAKMLLKPDKTIITEPHHIWPTLTDDQWMKVEVALRDLILSDYAKKNNVNTSALTQSEIRDIILGAEITPPSQQRQQIAEIEKQAKEASQLTAVTTRTTNVHGDELIVTTTSPYEQAAFGSKTDWRVRAISATNLYLRVNHIYVNSDDIKETGYTYIMPKNILKKFICIADLRTQIAGYLYGLSPQDNPQVKEIRCIVMPPQWGTHQQVHLPSALPEHDFLNDLEPLGWMHTQPNELPQLSPQDVTSHARILENSKQWDGEKCIILTCSFTPGSCSLTAYKLTPSGYEWGRVNKDTGSNPHGYLPTHYEKVQMLLSDRFLGFYMVPDNGPWNYNFMGVKHTVSMRYGTKLGTPRDYYHEDHRPTHFLEFSNLEEGDTTEADREDTFT, from the exons atgTGGAATAGCGGAGCGTCGTCCTCGTCGTCTCagatgccgccgccgccgccgccgccggtggCGCCGCCCGGGACGACGGGAGGGACAGGCGTCCCCCCGCCGCCGGCAGTACAGCCCTCCTATAGCATACCGCCGTCCCCTGCGGAGCTGGAGGCACAGCTAGTGGAGAAGGCCAGGAAGTGGCACCAGCTCAACTCCAAGAGGTATGGGGACAAGAGGAAGTTCGGCTTTGTCGAGGCCCAGAAGGAGGACATGCCCCCCGAGCACGTCAGGAAGATCATCAG AGACCATGGAGACATGTCCTCCAAGAAATACCGTCATGACAAACGTGTCTACCTTGGGGCTCTGAAATTTGTTCCTCATGCAGTGTACAAGCTTCTTGAAAACATGCCTATGCCCTGGGAGCAG GTTCGCAATGTGAAAATTTTGTATCACATAACTGGTGCAATCACATTCGTGAATGAGATCCCATGGGTGGTTGAACCCATATATTTAGCACAG TGGGGTACAATGTGGATTATGAtgcgaagagagaagagagatcgACGACACTTCAAAAGAATGCGTTTTCCTCCTTTTGATGATGAGGAACCTCCATTGGATTATGCCGACAATTTATTAGATGTGGATCCATTGGAGGCTATTCAACTGGAattagatgaagaagaagattctGCTGTATATACATGGTTCTACGATCATAAACCTCTTGTAAAGACAAAGCTCATAAATGGTCCAAGTTATAGAAAGTGGCATCTTTCACTTCCAATCATGGCAACTCTTCATCGGCTTGCAGGACAGCTGCTCTCTGATTTGATTGATCGAAACTATTTTTACTTGTTTGATATGGAGTCGTTTTTCACTGCCAAAGCGCTGAATATGTGCATACCAG GAGGCCCCAAGTTTGAGCCACTGTACCGTGATATGGAAAAAGGAGATGAGGATTGGAATGAATTTAATGACATTAATAAACTCATTATTCGCCAGCCGCTCAGAACAGAATACAGAATAGCATTTCCTCATCTATACAACAATAGGCCAAGGAAAGTGAAGCTTGGCATATATCATACTCCTATGATAATGTTTATTAAAGCTGAGGATCCTGATTTACCTGCATTCTACTATGATCCTCTGATTAACCCCATTACTTCCATCAACAAGGTTGACCGACGGGAGAAGAAAGtttatgaagaggatgatgaggatgatTTTTCTCTTCCAGATGGAGTTGAACCTCTACTGCAAAACACTCAACTATATACTGATACTACGGCTGCTGGTATCTCATTGTTGTTTGCACCACGTCCATTCAACACGAGATCTGGTCGTACTAGGCGAGCTGAAGATATACCTCTTGTATCAGAATGGTACAAGGAGCACTG CCCTCCATCATACCCAGTTAAAGTTCGTGTTAGTTATCAAAAGTTATTGAAGTGTTTTGTATTGAATGAGTTGCATCATCGACCTCCAAAGgcacaaaaaaagaaacactTGTTCCGATCACTCCAAGCAACTAAATTCTTTCAAACAACAGAATTGGATTGGGCAGAAGCGGGTTTACAAGTTTGTAAGCAAGGATACAATATGTTAAATCTGTTGATTCACAGAAAGAATCTTAATTATCTTCACCTTGATTATAATTTCAATTTGAAACCTGTAAAGACACTTACCACAAAGGAGCGGAAGAAGTCACGATTTGGAAATGCGTTTCATCTATGTCGTGAAATTTTGCGACTGACAAAGCTTGTTGTTGATGCCAACATTCAGTTCCGCCTGGGAAATGTCGACGCCTTTCAATTGGCTGATGGCTTGCAGTATATATTCGCTCATGTTGGACAGCTGACTGGTATGTACCGTTACAAGTACAGACTGATGCGGCAGATCAGAATGTGTAAAGACTTGAAGCACCTGATTTACTACCGATTCAATACTGGTCCTGTTGGGAAAGGTCCCGGCTGTGGATTTTGGGCCCCTATGTGGAGGGTGTGGTTGTTTTTCCTTCGTGGCATTGTGCCCTTGCTAGAAAGATGGTTGGGTAATTTGCTTGCACGCCAATTTGAGGGTCGCCATTCTAAAGGAGTTGCCAAGACTGTTACAAAGCAACGTGTTGAGAGTCACTTCGACTTGGAACTCCGAGCTGCTGTTATGCACGATGTTCTTGATGCAATGCCAG AGGGCATTAAGCAGAACAAGGCTAGGACTATCTTGCAACACCTAAGTGAGGCATGGCGTTGTTGGAAAGCCAACATACCATGGAAG GTTCCAGGACTTCCAGTACCTATTGAAAACATGATTCTTCGTTATGTGAAGTCCAAGGCAGATTGGTGGACCAATGTTGCTCACTACAATCGGGAGCGTATTAGAAGGGGTGCAACGGTCGATAAGACTGTTTGTAGAAAGAACCTAGGAAGGTTGACTCGCTTGTGGCTAAAAGCTGAGCAG GAAAGGCAACACAATTACTTGAAAGATGGTCCATATGTCACCCCTGAAGAAGCGGTTGCTATCTACACTACAACAGTTCATTGGCTGGAGTCAAGGAAGTTTTCTCCTATACCATTTCCACCTTTATCATACAAACATGACACTAAACTTCTTATCCTGGCACTAGAAAGGCTGAAAGAGTCTTATAGCGTGGCAGTGAGATTAAATCAATTGCAAAGGGAAGAACTGGGTCTGATTGAACAAGCCTATGACAATCCACATGAGGCATTGTCAAGGATAAAGCGGCACCTGCTTACACAGCGTGCATTTAAAGAG GTTGGCATTGAGTTCATGGATTTGTATAGTTACCTGATTCCTGTGTATGAAATTGAACCTCTGGAAAAAATTACGGATGCATATCTTGATCAGTATTTATGGTACGAAGGTGACAAGCGGCACCTTTTCCCTAATTGGGTCAAGCCCGCTGATTCTGAGCCACCTCCTCTTCTTGTCTATAAATGGTGTCAAGGTATAAACAACTTACAGGGCATATGGGACACAAGTGATGGACAGTGTGTTGTGATGCTGCAAACAAAGTTCGAGAAGTTCTTCGAGAAAATTGACTTGACCATGTTAAACAG GCTTCTTCGTTTGGTTCTTGACCACAATATTGCCGATTATGTCACAGCTAAAAACAACGTAGTGTTGTCATACAAGGATATGAGTCACACAAACTCATATGGTCTCATTCGGGGTCTTCAATTTGCTTCATTTGTTGTGCAATATTATGGGCTTGTGTTAGATCTCTTGCTTCTTGGTTTAACTAGAGCCAGTGAAATAGCTGGTCCTCCTCAGATGCCCAATGAGTTCATTACTTACGCAGACACCAAAATTGAGACTAGGCATCCTATTCGGTTATATTCACGATACATTGACAGAGTACATATTTTGTTCCGCTTCACTCATGAAGAGGCACGAGATCTGATTCAGCGATATCTTACAGAGCATCCTGATCCAAACAATGAAAATATGGTTGGATATAATAATAAGAAATGTTGGCCAAGGGATGCAAGAATGAGATTGATGAAACATGATG TCAACCTTGGGCGAAGTGTTTTTTGGGATATGAGGAATCGATTACCTCGAAGTATCACAACGTTGGAGTGGGAAAACAGCTTTGTCTCTGTTTACAGCAAGGATAACCCCAATCTGCTATTCAGCAT gtgtggaTTTGAGGTTCGCATATTGCCAAAGATAAGAATGACTCAAGAGGCATTTAGCAACACAAAAGATGGAGTTTGGAACTTGCAGAATGAGCAGACCAAAGAGAGAACAGCAATAGCTTTCTTACGTGTTGATGATGAACATATGAAGGTGTTTGAGAATCGTGTGAGGCAGATTCTTATGTCATCCGGATCAACAACATTTACTAAGATAGTCAACAAATGGAATACTGCTCTTATTG GTCTTATGACATATTTTCGTGAAGCAACTGTGCACACACAGGAGCTATTAGATCTGCTGGTCAAGTGTGAAAATAAGATCCAAACTCGTATCAAGATTGGACTGAATTCAAAGATGCCTAGCAG GTTTCCTCCTGTCATTTTTTACACACCGAAAGAAATAGGAGGCCTTGGTATGTTGTCAATGGGTCACATTTTGATCCCACAAAGTGATCTAAGGTACAGCCAACAAACGGATGTTGGGGTTACACATTTCCGTAGTGGTATGAGTCATGAGGAGGATCAGCTTATTCCAAACCTTTACCGCTACATACAG CCTTGGGAGAGCGAATTCATCGATTCACAGCGTGTTTGGGCTGAATATGCTTTAAAGAGGCAGGAAGCGCAATCACAAAATAGACGATTAACCCTTGAGGATCTTGAG GATTCCTGGGATAGGGGGATACCTCGGATCAACACCCTTTTCCAAAAAGATCGTCATACTCTGGCATATGACAAAGGGTGGAGAGTACGAACTGATTTTAAGCAATATCAAGTCTTGAAGCAAAATCCATTTTGGTGGACCCACCAGCGACATGATGGCAAACTTTGGAACTTGAATAATTATCGGACTGATGTCATCCAAGCACTTGGGGGAGTCGAGGGTATTCTGGAACACACCTTATTTAAAGGGACATA TTTTCCAACTTGGGAAGGTCTCTTTTGGGAGAAGGCATCAGGATTTGAGGAGTCTATGAAATATAAGAAGCTTACAAATGCACAACGGTCTGGGCTGAATCAAATCCCAAACCGAAGGTTCACTTTGTGGTGGTCTCCTACCATAAATCGTGCAAATGTGTATGTAGGCTTCCAGGTGCAACTTGATCTCACGGGAATATTCATGCATGGAAAGATACCCACATTGAAGATATCTTTAATTCAGATATTTCGTGCTCATCTTTGGCAAAAGGTTCATGAGAGTGTTGTTATGGATCTCTGCCAAGTTCTGGATCAGGAGTTGGATGCATTAGAAATTGAAACTGTACAAAAAGAGACCATACACCCAAGGAAGAGTTACAAGATGAACAGTTCTTGTGCTGATATTCTTCTTTTTGCTGCACATAGATGGCCAATGTCCAAACCAAGCCTAGTTGCTGAGTCCAAAGATGTGTTTGATCAGAAAGCAAGCAATAAATACTGGATAGATGTGCAACTTCGTTGGGGAGACTATGATTCACATGATATAGAACGTTACACAAGGGCCAAATTTATGGATTACACAACTGACAACATGTCCATATATCCATCTCCCACTG GTGTGATGATTGGACTTGATTTAGCATATAATCTGCACTCCGCCTTTGGCAATTGGTTCCCTGGTTCAAAGCCTTTGTTGGCTCAAGCAATGAACAAAATCATGAAG TCAAATCCAGCATTATATGTTTTGAGGGAGCGAATAAGGAAGGGTCTACAACTGTATTCATCCGAACCTACTGAACCatatctttcatctcaaaactaTGGGGAGATCTTCAGCAACCAAATCATATGGTTTGTTGATGACACAAATGTATATCGAGTTACAATCCATAAAACTTTCGAGGGAAATCTCACTACAAAACCCATCAATGGTGCCATTTTTATTTTCAACCCAAGGACAGGGCAGCTGTTTCTGAAG GTGATCCACACCAGTGTGTGGGCAGGGCAAAAGCGTCTTGGTCAGTTGGCAAAATGGAAAACGGCAGAGGAAGTGGCTGCTCTTGTGCGGTCACTGCCAGTCGAAGAGCAGCCAAAGCAAATTATTGTGACCCGCAAAGGGATGCTGGATCCTTTGGAGGTCCATTTGCTTGATTTCCCCAACATAGTGATCAAGGGCAGCGAGCTGCAGTTGCCCTTCCAGGCTTGCTTGAAAATTGAGAAGTTTGGTGATTTGATTCTGAAGGCCACTGAACCTCAGATGGTTCTTTTCAATATTTATGATGATTGGTTGAAAAGTATTTCATCATACACCGCTTTTTCTCGTCTTATATTGATCCTACGGGCACTCCATGTGAACAATGAGAAGGCAAAGATGTTACTGAAGCCTGACAAAACAATTATCACTGAACCGCACCACATCTGGCCCACACTTACAGATGATCAGTGGATGAAG GTGGAAGTTGCACTGAGAGATCTCATACTTTCTGACTACGCCAAGAAGAACAATGTGAACACTTCTGCACTAACACAGTCTGAAATTCGTGATATAATTCTTGGTGCTGAGATAACTCCACCCTCACAGCAGAGACAACAGATTGCTGAAATTGAAAAACAG GCCAAAGAAGCGAGTCAATTGACTGCAGTTACAACGAGGACAACAAATGTGCATGGAGATGAACTTATAGTCACCACAACCAGTCCCTATGAACAAGCAGCATTTGGTTCTAAAACTGACTGGCGTGTTAGGGCTATATCAGCAACAAATCTTTATCTTCGCGTTAATCATATTTATGTAAACTCAGATGACATTAAG GAGACTGGATACACTTACATCATGCCTAAAAACATATTAAAGAAGTTCATCTGCATAGCAGATTTACGAACACAGATTGCAGGATATCTATACGGGTTAAGCCCCCAAGATAATCCACAAGTGAAAGAGATCCGTTGCATAGTCATGCCACCACAATGGGGGACTCATCAGCAGGTTCATCTCCCATCAGCTCTTCCTGAGCACGacttcttgaatgatctagagCCGTTGGGATGGATGCATACTCAGCCCAACGAGCTTCCCCAACTCTCTCCTCAG GATGTTACATCTCATGCTCGAATTCTAGAGAATAGTAAACAATGGGATGGCGAGAAGTGCATCATTTTGACGTGTAGCTTCACTCCAGGATCTTGCTCGTTGACAGCGTATAAACTCACGCCATCGGGTTATGAATGGGGCCGTGTCAACAAGGACACTGGAAGCAATCCACATGGCTACCTGCCAACACATTATGAAAAGGTGCAGATGCTTCTCAGCGACCGCTTCTTGGGATTCTACATG GTTCCAGATAATGGCCCTTGGAATTACAACTTCATGGGGGTAAAGCACACAGTGAGTATGCGATATGGCACAAAGCTTGGAACACCTCGAGACTACTACCATGAAGACCATAGGCCGACACATTTTCTCGAGTTCAGTAATTTGGAAGAGGGGGACACTACAGAGGCTGACAGAGAGGATACCTTTACGTAG
- the LOC103711493 gene encoding LOW QUALITY PROTEIN: PTI1-like tyrosine-protein kinase At3g15890 (The sequence of the model RefSeq protein was modified relative to this genomic sequence to represent the inferred CDS: inserted 2 bases in 1 codon) translates to MTFRSFFCCGKASNGREKGKKGSATWRIFSLKELQSATNNFNYDNKLGEGGFGSVYWGQLWDGSQIAVKRLRVWSNRAEMEFAVEVEILARVRHKNLLSLRGYCAEGQERLIVYDYMPNLSLLSHLHGQHSAECLLDWGRRMSIAIESAEGIAYLHHHATPHIIHRDIKASNVLLDSDFHARVADFGFAKLIPDGATHVTTRVKGTLGYLAPEYAMLGKASESCDVYSLGILLLELASGKKPIEKLSPTVKRTITDWALPLAREGRLKEVADPKLNGNFVEAELRRVVLVALVCAQNMPEKRPTMLEVVDFLKGESKEKLLSLENDELFRPHLAGNYQGLSGPEDSSDCISEKDSXKADII, encoded by the exons ATGACGTTCCGCTCCTTTTTTTGCTGCGGAAAGGCTTCGAATGG gagggagaaggggaagaagGGGTCAGCAACGTGGAGGATTTTTTCTCTCAAGGAACTGCAGTCAGCGACAAACAACTTTAATTACGACAACAAGCTGGGGGAAGGGGGCTTTGGCAGCGTCTACTGGGGCCAGCTCTGGGATGGATCTCAG ATTGCTGTTAAAAGGTTAAGAGTTTGGAGCAACAGAGCTGAGATGGAATTTGCTGTTGAGGTTGAGATATTGGCAAGAGTGAGGCATAAAAATCTGCTGAGTTTACGTGGTTACTGTGCTGAAGGGCAGGAACGTCTCATAGTCTATGACTATATGCCCAATTTAAGTTTGCTCTCACATCTTCATGGGCAGCATTCAGCAGAATGCCTTCTTGACTGGGGTAGGCGAATGAGTATTGCCATAGAATCAGCTGAGGGGATTGC CTATCTTCACCACCATGCAACACCACATATCATCCACAGAGATATCAAAGCAAGTAACGTCCTATTAGATTCAGATTTCCATGCACGGGTTGCTGATTTTGGATTTGCAAAGCTCATTCCAGATGGTGCAACTCATGTTACCACAAGGGTGAAGGGCACTCTTGGCTATCTTGCACCTGAATATGCGATGCTAGGGAAAGCCTCGGAGAGCTGCGACGTCTACAGCTTGGGAATACTTCTATTAGAGCTTGCCAGCGGAAAGAAGCCCATAGAGAAGTTGAGCCCCACGGTGAAGCGAACCATTACAGATTGGGCACTTCCACTGGCTCGAGAGGGGAGATTAAAAGAAGTGGCAGATCCGAAACTCAATGGGAACTTTGTCGAGGCAGAGTTAAGGAGGGTGGTTCTTGTTGCACTTGTTTGTGCTCAAAATATGCCTGAGAAAAGACCAACAATGCTTGAGGTGGTGGACTTTCTCAAAGGAGAGTCCAAGGAGAAGCTATTGAGCCTGGAAAATGATGAATTATTCAGGCCACATCTCGCTGGGAATTATCAAGGATTGTCTGGTCCGGAAGACAGTTCTGATTGCATTTCGGAGAAGGATTC AAAGGCTGATATCATATAG